The genomic interval ATCATCACGGTTACAGGCGTATTATATTATTTTAAACGAATGATGGCTGATGTGAACAGTCATGTCCAACACAGCGGTGGTACATTTAATGAGGAGTATATGCACATCGTTCAAAAGCGTTTTCTATTAAGATTTGCCACCGTTGTGAGCATTCCTATCATCCTTATTATTTCCGGTTTTGTGCGTATTGAAGATACGCTACGCTTCCATAAGGTAGATGTCACGATCCCCTTAATCATTGTTATTTTTACACTATCTACGGGCATATTGGGTGTGGTCATAGAAAGAAGGAAAATAACACCTCACCTAGCGAACGCTGAGCATGAAAAAGCCCTTATCACTTCCCTAACCCTCATGGGTATCGGTTTAGTGTCCATGATTCCTATGATATCAGTCGTGGCTTTGTTATCCATGTCAGGGTAAACGACATGAAACGATAGTGCTTCGGATAATCGTAGCTCTCACAAGAAGGAGACAGTTGACAGTCGTTCGCATCAAGGAGGATATAAAGTAAAAAAGCACTTCACGGCTCACCCGTTGAAGTGCTTTTTATCATCACTGCCAATTAGCAGTCGTTTCTGAAACATTAAACTAACCGCTCAATATCACTTTCTTCCTTCAACTCATCAACATACTGTTGAAATTGCTCTTGTTGCTTTTCTTCCTGTACTAATTGCTCAAGATCTGCTTTAACTTCCTCATAAGGAGGGAAATCTTCTTGTGCACTACTGTATTGGTCGTACATGTCCTGAAGTTCTTCTTCAGTAACATCAACTTCGTCCAATTCTTGTTCCCTCAGTTTTTCAATGGTTAAGTTTGTTTCAAGTTCTTCACGAAGGTCTTCTTCAGTGTAGTTGTGTTGAGCCAAGGCTTCCTCAAATTTTTCCTGAGACCCAAACTGCTCAATTGCCGTTTGTAATTCTGCCTCCACTTCATCTTCCGTTGCGTGTAAATCATATTCAGACGCTTTTTGTAAAAGGAGTTCCTGAGTAATGAGACTTTCTAGCACCGATTGTTCAATTTGTTCAACCATCTGTTGTCCTTCTTCACTCTCCACATCCATCCCTTGTTGGGCATAGTTGTCGAGAACCATGTCAATTTGAGAATCATATGTCTCTCTTGGAATTTCTTCTCCATTTACAATCGCTACAGCATCGCCGTCAGACCCGTCAGATTGTTGGCCACATGCCGTGACAACCAATGCAAGTGCTAAAATCAAAGCTGTAGCTAAGCGTTTACCGTTTAATTTCATTAATTGATCAACCTACTTTCTTTACAGTGTCGTTGTCATTACACAATATGTCCATCATGTCTCTACACCATAACAAAAGCTGAGGGTAGAATCAATCCCCTCAGCTTTTTTCTAAGGTGAAGAGGCTCTTCGTGGCAGCACTTCACTGGATCGAGGAATATTTAACAGTAATTATGGGTTTATTCGTCACCTAGTCCTTCATCCTGTTCTACGCCTTCTCCAGGTTGCTCATCAATATTTGCAGGTTGTTCACCTTCAGCACAACCTGTAGCAAATGCGAATACACCTAATAATGACAACATTAAAGCTAATTTTTTCATCAAGGATAAAACCTCCTTAGTGATTTGACGATTTCAATTACACAGTATATAGAAGCATTATTAGGAGACTGTAATGAAATTGTTATAAAATTATTAAAAAACAATACATTGGTAAGAGAAGCAGGATAAGGCTTGCCTAGCTGTTTATGTCATTTCATAGTGTATATACAATAACAAATGTTGTAAAAATACACCATTATACTTTTTCTTCCTTTGAGTTTTTGTATGACTTAGTCTATCATAGTAGATGAATCTTCTTCACATAGACAGAGACTTCGTTGTCCATCAAATCATCTAGAAAGGGTGGTATCATGGCACAACCTAAGTATCTAACAAAGATCGAACAGATTCCTCATTTATCTGAGGACGAGAAAGCTGCGCTGAAAGACGTTGCGCAAAAGTACGTTTTCCGGGTCAATGAGTATTATCTCAATTTGATTGACTGGGCAGATCCGGATGACCCTATACGCCGATTAGTCATTCCAACAACCAACGAGATGAACGAATACGGTCGTTGGGACGCATCTGATGAGGACACAAACTATGTTGTCAAAGGCTGTCAGCACAAGTATCGCACGACAGCTTTATTAATTGTGTCTGAAGTATGCGGCGCGTACTGTCGTTACTGTTTCCGTAAACGTCTTTTCCGCGCAGACGTCAAGGAAGCAATGTCTGATGTATCTGAAGGACTGGAGTACATCAGAAACACCCCCGAAATCTCCAACGTTCTGTTAACAGGTGGAGATCCTCTTATCCTATCTGCTAAGAAGTTACGTATGATTATTGAAGAATTACGGTCTATGGACCATGTTCAGATTATACGTATCGGATCAAAACTACCTGTATTTAACCCCATGAGAATCACCGAAGATGAAGCGTTACTTAACTTAATTCGTGAGTATTCAACTGAACAAAAACGGATTTATATTATGGCTCACATCAATCATCCAAGAGAAATTACAGACGAGGCACGTCAAGCTTTCAAAGCATTGCATGACGCTGGCGCTATTGTCGTTAACCAAACACCAGTCCTCAAAGGCATTAATGATGACCCTGAGGTATTGGGCGAACTCTTAGAAAAACTATCTAGTGCAGGTGTGACACCTTATTACTTCTTTGTTAACCGTCCAGTAGCAGGAAACGCTAGCTTTGTACTCACCTTAGAAGAAGTCTACAACATTGTAGAACAAGCAAAGGCGAAGACGTCCGGTCTTGGTAAACGTGTACGTCTCTCAATGAGTCATACTTCTGGTAAGATTGAAATCTTAGCCATTGAAAATGGAAAGGCTTACTTAAAGTATCATCAATCCAGAGATGACGAATACGGCAAATTTATGGTGTTAGATTGTCCAAAAGATGCAACATGGTTTGATGAATTACCAGGAAACGAACAGTATTGGACGAAACCGGAAAAGAGAACTGACGATGTTGTCTCTGTTAATGAATTGGAAGATACACCTGTGAAGAAGAAAGAGAAGATAGGCTAATTTTATTTTACAATCTTTATGATTAATCATACGATCATATCCATCATCACTAGATTACATACATCATGATGTTAGCACCACGTGTGTTTAAAAAGCACCTCTCTTATTTACAGGTGGCCTTAATGTAAATAAGAAGAGGTGCTTTTATCTACTTAGAATGCTGTCATTTGTGCACTTTATCTATTATTTTACAATCATAACAGGACAACTCGCCCGTTTGGCCACTTTGTGACTGACACTTCCCAATACCATCTCCTGAAAATGATTTAATCCTCTACTGCCGATGATGACCAAGTCTACTTCCTGGTCATTGGCATACTTTACAATCGTCGGTCCAGGCTCTCCACGGATAAGCTTGACATCATAAGGCACACCTTCTTTTTTTAATAGCGCTTCTATACTAGCTAATCTTTCAATTCTTTTTTGCTTTAAAGCTGTTGCATCTAAGTTCTGTAATGCATCGGTCTTAGATATGGCATGATCGATAACATATATGACTTCAACGTGCGCTTCTTCGTTTCCCTTTGCTAATGTAACCGCTTTCTCAGCTGCGCGAAAAGAATGGTTGGAACCGTCAGATGCCAATAATATGCGTTTAAACATTTTCCTTCACCTCTACTTATCCCCTTAAGGTCTTATACACACCATATCCAATCAATGGTTTAAGCCCTATTATACTAGAATACTGTTGCTCATTAAAGGTATCATTTCTGACCACAATAAAAGCCACCTCACACCCTTCAATCATTTGAAAGCGTTATGAGGTGGCTACACCAATGACTATGATCCTAGTGAACCAAGTATCTTTTGTCTATTGCATATATTTAGCGTTTATTTAGTGCACTGAAATTTCTGCATCGGGCTTACGGTGACTTGCTAATTTGTGAATCAACGCTTCGCTTGAATCATTCATTCCTGTCAAAGTCACATCAGTGCCGTTCGCTCGATATTTAAGCACCACTCGATCTATCGCATCAACGGCTGAATCATCCCAAACGTGAGCACCGGTCAAGTTAAGTTCCACGTGCTCTACAGGTTCTTTAAAATCAAAGTGAGCGATAAAGTCTGTGACTGAAGCAAAGAATAATTGTCCGTGTACATGATATACTTTACGCGTCCCATTCAAGGTGTTTGTGATGTTCACCTTAGAGATTTTAGCGGCGAAGAATATGGCACTTAATACGATGCCTGCAAACACACCTTTGGCTAGGTCATGTGTCACAACCACAGTTACAACGGTCACAACCATCACAATCGCATCTGTTTTGGGCATGACACGCATTGCTTTGAGCGATGACCAATCAAACGTTCCAATTGACACCATGATCATCACACCGACTAAAGCAGCCATGGGAATCTGTACGACCAGATTACCCGTCACAATAATCAGGAACATGAGGAAGACACCCGCGACCAATGAAGACAAACGCCCTCTTCCGCCGGACTTCACATTAATCACAGATTGTCCAATCATGGCACAGCCGGCCATACCTCCAAAGCAACCACTGACAATGTTAGCGATCCCCTGACCTCTAGATTCCTTATTCTTATCACTTTCTGTATCCGTCATATCGTCGACAATCTTAGCTGTGAGTAAAGACTCTAGCAAACCGACCATAGCTAACGCAAACGAGTAAGGGAAGATGACCATCAATGTTTCAAGTGTAAGCGGAATTGAAGGTAAAGCAAACATCGGTAATGTCTGAGTCAATGATCCCATATCACCCACCGTTTTTACGCCGCTCCCTGTCATAATGGCGATCGCTGATATGACAATAATAGCCACCAATGGAGACGGTATTGTCTTATTAATATAGGGAAACAGATAAATAATAGCCAAAGCTCCAGCAACCATGGCATACATGACCCATGACTCACCAACAAAGTGTTCAAGTTGAGCCATGAAAATTAGGATGGCTAATGCATTGACGAATCCGACCATGACCGATCGTGGTACAAACTTCATGAACCGCGCGAGTTTAAACACCCCGAATAAAATCTGTAAGATCCCTGTTAGTATCGTGGCCGCTAATAAATACTCTAGCCCCCACTCTGCGACTAATGTAACCATCAAGAGTGCCATCGCACCCGTTGCTGCCGAGATCATACCAGGTCTACCACCTACAAAGGCAGTCACAACAGCTATACAGAAGGCCGCATATAGACCCACCATCGGATCTACTCGTGCAATGACAGAGAATGCAATGGCTTCTGGAATCAGGGCTAATGCAACCACGATGCCCGCTAAGATATCCCCTCTTACGTTTCCGAACCAGGATTGTTTGACCGCTTCATAGTTAATGGACATGACGTACACCACCTTTCTGTCATGTTATAGTCTAAAAGGGAACAGCCCCATAGGCCGTTCTTCCGTTAAAAACTAGACTATAATAACATAGAAAGATGAAATGACAAAATAGCATGTAAACGTACGTCATGTCAATCAAATTTAATTATTCAGCTCCATACTCTCTCACGCTCCTTAATGTGAATTCTTCAACTATAAAGTGAAACTGGATCATTTCTTCAACTGTAAAAGTATGGAGGACAGGATGATCTTGCCAATGTTCGTGGAGAGTGAGAAGATAATTAATAGCTTGTTCTTTGTTCTGTAGCTCGTTAAGCATGTTCATCACCATTCATCCGATTCACCACCTATGCTTGTGGGTGACTATCAAGATAATGCATTCCCTTTCATGTCACCGCTGATTTTTTCCCAGTGTCATGGGGTTCTCCATCAACGAATAGATGATCGACAGATACATGGAAGTATCTCGCAATTTTACTCGCTAAACGTAGCGAAGGATCTCGGTCTCCTCTTTCAATGGCACCGTACATTTGTGGTGTAATGTTGAGATCTTGAGCCACTTTGGTTTTGGTTCGCTTGCCTCTCAGTCGAATCAGCTTTGTGCGCATGCTAACACCCCTCCCATTTTGAATATGTATACTCTTATAATAATGACGCATAGTGTTTCTGTCAATATTTATCAGAAACCTTTTGTTTCAGTTGTGGAATAGAAACTCTTTGTTTCTTATAATGGATTGTATAGAAGAAAAAGGTGGTCATAGCATGTTTGGTAAGCGCTTAGCATCTCTTCGCAAACAGCAAAATTTAAGTCAATATCAACTCGCTAACGAGTTAGAATTTTCTAGAGGTCAAGTCGCCAATTATGAGCAGGGTAAACGTCAACCTGACTTTGCTACGCTTATCAAGTTAGCGGATTACTTTGATGTCTCGACTGACTTTTTACTTTGTCGCACAGAATATCCCGGCTCTCATATCAAAGAAAGCAGGGGGACTTATAAACAACATGATAGTGAATTTGAGATTCAGTTAAGAGGCATTGTCGATCGAGATGATGATACGAAGGCTTTCTTGCAACAGTACCTGAACGCTCCAGAAGAGAAGAAAAAGCAAATTAGAGATTTCACGACTTTCGTATTGGATCAAGAAACTCGATAAAGTGATCAGCAAATAAGCCCCTCCAATGATGGAGGGGCTTTAAGTTTGATTAACCACGGCGGCTCGGTTTATCAATAATCCCTTTTTTAATCGCTTCTTTAACAGCCTCTTGACTTCGGCTGACACCCAGTTTTTTAAATACTTTGTTCAAATGCTTTTTAATCGTACTTTCTGTAATAAAGAGCAACTCTTGAATTTGTTTTTTTGTTTTCCCTTTTGAAACCAGTGTAAGAACCTCTTTTTCGGATCTCGTCAATAGGCTTTCAAACTCTTTTTTTCTCGCCATCCTTATTTCTTGTTTAATTTTCTTAGCAATAGAAGCGTGAATAGAAGACTGATCGTGATAGGCATCACGCACAGCTTTGGGTATGTCTTTATAGTGATTCTTAGTTATATAGTTATCAACCCCTTCAGCTATTGCGTGTTTGATGACTTCAACATCCTCAAGATTGGTTAACATAATAATCTTAGCCTGCTCATCATGCTCTAATATCTCAGCGGCAACCTCAATGCCATCGAGTTCATTTTCCATTAAATTAATATCAATCAGCATGACGTCTACATCAATGGATGTCGCTAACCTAATAGCTTCTGCCTTATTCGTTGCCGTTGCAGTGACGGTCAAGTCGACTTCACGATGAATGTAATCAGTGAGGCATTGTAGCCATGTTGGATCGTCTTCAACTAATAAGATCTTTATTCTGTTCAACGGTTCCATCTCCCTTTCCCTTATAATCAGTAAGCGAATGGACGGTTTGATGAACGATTCTCTTACGCGGAATATGGACATAAACGGTTGTACCATGCCCTATCTCACTATGGATTTGTACACTCCCGCCATGTTTGATCATCACTTTGTGACAATAGCTCAAACCAAGACCGTAGTTACGAGATTTATTCTTTGTGGAGAAAAAAGGGTCAAATATAACAGATAGGTTTTCTTTGGAAATCCCCACGCCTTCGTCTCGTACCACAATAACTAGATCTTTTTTGGTCTCGTCAATATCGATATATATAGTACTTCCTTCAAGCGCCGCCTCTATGGCATTGTGTAAAATATTCGATAATACTTCCTGTAGATGTACGTTATCGACATACACCTCAACGTCCCCTTCATATAGTTTAACAACGTTCATCTTTTGTTGGGTCAGTATTGTATCTAATCTGATGAGCACCTGATTAAGACAATCTTCTAGACTTACATTGGCTTCATGGAGTGTAAAGTCTTTCAATAGGTCCTGTATTCTATCTACCATATTCAACACGTGCTCTGAGGACATCATCAACTGCTCTGCATCCTGGGCTATTTGGGGTTGTTTTTCTTTTTCGGCCGTGTATTTAATTTTATCGGCTAGGATGTTGATTTTCCCA from Caldalkalibacillus salinus carries:
- a CDS encoding SurA N-terminal domain-containing protein gives rise to the protein MKLNGKRLATALILALALVVTACGQQSDGSDGDAVAIVNGEEIPRETYDSQIDMVLDNYAQQGMDVESEEGQQMVEQIEQSVLESLITQELLLQKASEYDLHATEDEVEAELQTAIEQFGSQEKFEEALAQHNYTEEDLREELETNLTIEKLREQELDEVDVTEEELQDMYDQYSSAQEDFPPYEEVKADLEQLVQEEKQQEQFQQYVDELKEESDIERLV
- a CDS encoding KamA family radical SAM protein — encoded protein: MAQPKYLTKIEQIPHLSEDEKAALKDVAQKYVFRVNEYYLNLIDWADPDDPIRRLVIPTTNEMNEYGRWDASDEDTNYVVKGCQHKYRTTALLIVSEVCGAYCRYCFRKRLFRADVKEAMSDVSEGLEYIRNTPEISNVLLTGGDPLILSAKKLRMIIEELRSMDHVQIIRIGSKLPVFNPMRITEDEALLNLIREYSTEQKRIYIMAHINHPREITDEARQAFKALHDAGAIVVNQTPVLKGINDDPEVLGELLEKLSSAGVTPYYFFVNRPVAGNASFVLTLEEVYNIVEQAKAKTSGLGKRVRLSMSHTSGKIEILAIENGKAYLKYHQSRDDEYGKFMVLDCPKDATWFDELPGNEQYWTKPEKRTDDVVSVNELEDTPVKKKEKIG
- a CDS encoding universal stress protein, whose product is MFKRILLASDGSNHSFRAAEKAVTLAKGNEEAHVEVIYVIDHAISKTDALQNLDATALKQKRIERLASIEALLKKEGVPYDVKLIRGEPGPTIVKYANDQEVDLVIIGSRGLNHFQEMVLGSVSHKVAKRASCPVMIVK
- a CDS encoding SulP family inorganic anion transporter translates to MSINYEAVKQSWFGNVRGDILAGIVVALALIPEAIAFSVIARVDPMVGLYAAFCIAVVTAFVGGRPGMISAATGAMALLMVTLVAEWGLEYLLAATILTGILQILFGVFKLARFMKFVPRSVMVGFVNALAILIFMAQLEHFVGESWVMYAMVAGALAIIYLFPYINKTIPSPLVAIIVISAIAIMTGSGVKTVGDMGSLTQTLPMFALPSIPLTLETLMVIFPYSFALAMVGLLESLLTAKIVDDMTDTESDKNKESRGQGIANIVSGCFGGMAGCAMIGQSVINVKSGGRGRLSSLVAGVFLMFLIIVTGNLVVQIPMAALVGVMIMVSIGTFDWSSLKAMRVMPKTDAIVMVVTVVTVVVTHDLAKGVFAGIVLSAIFFAAKISKVNITNTLNGTRKVYHVHGQLFFASVTDFIAHFDFKEPVEHVELNLTGAHVWDDSAVDAIDRVVLKYRANGTDVTLTGMNDSSEALIHKLASHRKPDAEISVH
- a CDS encoding helix-turn-helix transcriptional regulator, which produces MRTKLIRLRGKRTKTKVAQDLNITPQMYGAIERGDRDPSLRLASKIARYFHVSVDHLFVDGEPHDTGKKSAVT
- a CDS encoding helix-turn-helix domain-containing protein, whose product is MFGKRLASLRKQQNLSQYQLANELEFSRGQVANYEQGKRQPDFATLIKLADYFDVSTDFLLCRTEYPGSHIKESRGTYKQHDSEFEIQLRGIVDRDDDTKAFLQQYLNAPEEKKKQIRDFTTFVLDQETR
- a CDS encoding response regulator transcription factor, whose amino-acid sequence is MNRIKILLVEDDPTWLQCLTDYIHREVDLTVTATATNKAEAIRLATSIDVDVMLIDINLMENELDGIEVAAEILEHDEQAKIIMLTNLEDVEVIKHAIAEGVDNYITKNHYKDIPKAVRDAYHDQSSIHASIAKKIKQEIRMARKKEFESLLTRSEKEVLTLVSKGKTKKQIQELLFITESTIKKHLNKVFKKLGVSRSQEAVKEAIKKGIIDKPSRRG